In a single window of the Arthrobacter zhangbolii genome:
- a CDS encoding ABC transporter permease: MSAPASLPARILNQGRYEAVMMLRNGEQLILAVVLPLLAMVALVVTPLLDGYGTSRINMATPGIFALCAMSTAFTGQGIATGFDRRYGVLRYLSTTPLGRAGLIAGKVIAVLAVLVIQVALVSIVALLFGWRPELSGLVPAVLQLLLGAIAFTALGLLVAGTVRPEATLAITNLLWILLAAAGGIIIPVGNLPGIVQPFVEVLPSAALGDALRSALIDSQFNISATLILLAWTILGGLGAVRWFKWS, from the coding sequence TTGAGTGCTCCCGCTTCGCTGCCCGCGCGCATCCTGAATCAGGGCCGCTACGAAGCAGTCATGATGCTGCGCAACGGGGAGCAGCTGATCCTTGCCGTGGTGCTGCCGCTGCTGGCCATGGTTGCCCTGGTGGTCACTCCCCTGTTGGACGGCTACGGGACCAGCCGGATCAATATGGCCACCCCGGGGATTTTCGCGCTCTGTGCCATGTCCACGGCGTTCACCGGCCAGGGCATCGCCACCGGCTTCGACCGCCGCTACGGGGTGCTGCGGTACCTGTCCACCACTCCCCTTGGCAGGGCCGGGCTGATCGCCGGCAAGGTGATCGCAGTGCTCGCGGTCCTGGTGATCCAGGTTGCGCTCGTCTCCATAGTGGCGCTGCTCTTCGGCTGGCGCCCGGAGCTCAGCGGGCTGGTGCCGGCGGTACTGCAGCTCCTGCTCGGCGCCATTGCCTTTACCGCGCTGGGACTGCTGGTGGCAGGCACTGTCCGGCCCGAGGCCACCCTGGCCATCACCAACCTGCTCTGGATCCTGCTGGCTGCGGCCGGCGGTATCATCATCCCCGTAGGCAACCTGCCCGGCATCGTGCAGCCGTTTGTGGAAGTCCTTCCCTCGGCTGCGCTTGGGGATGCCCTGCGCTCGGCTCTGATCGACTCGCAGTTCAATATTTCCGCCACGCTGATTCTTCTGGCGTGGACAATACTGGGCGGCCTGGGTGCTGTCCGCTGGTTCAAATGGAGTTAG
- a CDS encoding helix-turn-helix transcriptional regulator → MYSVSNSETKAAAAPGAAREAEERTRDKVLGAVLEHGPVSAAELGERLGFTPAAVRRHLDALSAKGLIQVKLVRNSASGAGRPARRYVLSPQGQAYLGNDYLDIATEALRQLGAGLGPQAIEAFAANRFAEMEKRYRPVVDAAGPETADRAEALAAELTKDGFVASTTMIGATAKKSTLLSVQLCQAHCPIQGLATAYPVFCDKETEVFARLLDVDVRRLSTLSRGGHVCTTHIPVGRTRSAPQVPLHAETTQTTSIHQQERP, encoded by the coding sequence GTGTATTCTGTGAGCAACTCTGAAACCAAGGCGGCGGCCGCGCCAGGCGCTGCCCGCGAAGCGGAGGAACGCACCAGGGACAAGGTACTCGGTGCGGTTCTGGAACACGGCCCGGTGAGCGCGGCCGAGCTGGGCGAACGGCTGGGCTTCACACCCGCAGCCGTGCGCCGCCACCTTGACGCACTTTCCGCCAAGGGGTTGATCCAGGTAAAACTGGTCCGCAACTCGGCCTCCGGAGCCGGACGGCCGGCACGGCGCTATGTCCTCAGCCCGCAGGGCCAGGCGTATCTGGGCAACGATTACCTGGATATTGCCACGGAGGCACTGCGGCAGCTCGGTGCCGGACTCGGACCCCAGGCCATTGAGGCGTTCGCCGCGAACCGGTTCGCCGAAATGGAGAAGCGGTACCGTCCCGTGGTCGACGCCGCGGGGCCGGAAACGGCGGACCGGGCCGAGGCGCTGGCTGCGGAGCTGACCAAGGACGGTTTCGTTGCGTCCACCACGATGATCGGCGCCACGGCAAAAAAGAGCACGCTTCTCAGCGTCCAGCTCTGCCAGGCCCATTGTCCGATCCAGGGCCTGGCCACGGCCTACCCCGTCTTCTGTGACAAGGAGACCGAAGTTTTCGCCCGCCTTCTGGACGTGGATGTCCGCAGACTTTCCACGCTGTCCAGGGGCGGACACGTTTGTACGACCCACATTCCCGTGGGCCGGACCAGATCTGCGCCGCAGGTACCCCTGCACGCCGAGACCACCCAGACCACATCCATTCATCAGCAAGAAAGGCCGTGA
- a CDS encoding ABC transporter ATP-binding protein gives MPIDEPCLTIKGLIKDCGPVAGLDGKMIRVLAGVDFTARRGQVTALLGANGAGKTTTLECAQGLQSINGGEVRLLGQDPYRADARLRSRVGVMLQDGGLPPSARPVALLEHVARMYEAPRPVSELVERLGIRSFANTGIRRLSGGQKQRLAMAAALIGRPEVLFLDEPSAGLDPQSRQIVFDLIAELRAEGLGIILTTHLMDDAQKLADYVYIIDAGKTVASGTVAELTSATGHQAEQRLLTFDADPGLDLTGLASGTLQHLDVAEAAPGHYALRGALTPQDLADVAAWWARRGILPASVHMASRTLEDVFLDLSGRTIR, from the coding sequence GTGCCTATCGATGAACCCTGCCTGACCATTAAAGGTCTGATCAAGGACTGTGGCCCGGTTGCTGGTCTCGACGGCAAAATGATCCGCGTACTCGCCGGCGTAGACTTCACAGCCCGCCGCGGTCAGGTCACCGCCCTGCTCGGTGCCAACGGCGCCGGCAAGACCACCACGCTTGAATGCGCCCAGGGCCTGCAATCCATTAACGGCGGTGAAGTGCGGCTGCTGGGGCAGGACCCGTACCGCGCTGACGCCAGGCTCCGCAGCCGTGTCGGCGTGATGCTGCAGGACGGCGGGCTGCCGCCGTCAGCCCGGCCCGTGGCCCTGCTGGAGCATGTGGCCCGTATGTACGAGGCGCCCCGGCCGGTGTCCGAGCTGGTGGAACGCCTGGGCATCCGCAGCTTCGCCAATACCGGGATCCGCCGCCTCTCGGGCGGGCAGAAACAGCGCCTGGCCATGGCCGCCGCGCTGATTGGCCGGCCGGAAGTGCTGTTCCTGGATGAACCCAGTGCCGGGCTGGACCCGCAGTCGCGGCAGATTGTCTTTGACCTGATCGCCGAACTGCGTGCGGAGGGACTGGGCATCATTCTCACTACGCACCTGATGGATGACGCGCAGAAGCTTGCGGACTACGTGTACATCATTGACGCCGGGAAAACCGTCGCCTCCGGCACAGTCGCCGAACTGACCTCCGCCACCGGGCACCAGGCCGAACAGCGGCTGCTGACGTTCGACGCCGATCCGGGCCTGGACCTCACCGGTTTGGCTTCAGGGACGCTGCAGCACCTGGACGTGGCCGAAGCGGCCCCCGGGCACTATGCCCTGCGCGGCGCGCTTACCCCGCAGGACCTCGCTGACGTGGCCGCATGGTGGGCCCGGCGCGGGATTCTGCCGGCCTCGGTCCACATGGCCTCCCGCACGCTGGAGGATGTCTTCCTCGACCTTTCCGGAAGGACAATCCGTTGA
- the sufD gene encoding Fe-S cluster assembly protein SufD, translating to MSKLNDVVETVTEKVSNVVEEVKAKVGSSESNRIRIDGFTEEGENLSPLNDDSSPLGGDSSKAHSHGGGEGIPDSSRAGRMTSYHRADFGKLNGREEDWRFTPLKRLRGLHTADLNGSAPELAVVAPDGVLVESIARTDARIGSAGIPEDRVAAAAWEDFSEATAVTLPAETVVDGSVTLTINGVSKDPAAQHIVITAQKFSKGVVVLDHKGSAVLSQNVEIVVEDGAELTVVSVQDWDDDAVHASAQYARIGRDAKFKHVVVSLGGDLVRITPSSKFTATGGDVEMFGLYYADAGQHLEQRLFVDHAVPNCKSRVMYKGALQGRDAHTVWVGDVLIRKEAEGTDTYEVNRNLLLTDGGRADSVPNLEIETGLIEGAGHASATGRFDDEHLFYLMARGIPEETARRLVVRGFLTEIIQQIKVPALEERLTDAVERELEASGAY from the coding sequence ATGTCGAAGCTTAACGACGTCGTCGAAACAGTGACCGAGAAGGTCAGCAACGTAGTGGAGGAGGTCAAGGCGAAGGTCGGCTCCTCCGAGTCCAACCGCATCCGCATTGACGGCTTCACCGAGGAAGGCGAAAACCTTTCCCCGCTGAATGACGATTCCTCGCCCCTCGGCGGCGACAGCAGCAAGGCCCACAGCCACGGCGGCGGAGAGGGCATCCCGGACAGCTCCCGCGCCGGCCGGATGACCTCCTACCACCGGGCTGACTTCGGCAAACTGAACGGACGCGAAGAGGACTGGCGGTTCACCCCGCTTAAGCGCCTGCGCGGCCTGCACACTGCGGACCTGAACGGTTCCGCACCCGAGCTGGCAGTAGTGGCTCCGGACGGTGTGCTCGTGGAGAGCATTGCCCGCACCGATGCCCGCATCGGCTCGGCCGGTATTCCGGAGGACCGGGTGGCTGCGGCCGCCTGGGAGGACTTCAGTGAAGCCACCGCTGTGACCCTGCCTGCCGAAACCGTGGTGGACGGCAGCGTCACGCTGACCATCAACGGTGTCAGCAAGGATCCCGCCGCGCAGCACATTGTGATCACCGCGCAGAAGTTCTCCAAGGGTGTTGTGGTCCTGGACCACAAGGGTTCGGCCGTGCTGTCCCAGAACGTGGAGATCGTGGTTGAGGACGGTGCAGAGCTGACCGTGGTCTCGGTCCAGGACTGGGACGACGACGCCGTGCACGCCTCCGCCCAGTACGCCAGGATCGGCCGCGACGCGAAGTTCAAGCATGTTGTCGTCAGCCTTGGCGGCGACCTGGTGCGCATCACGCCGTCGTCCAAGTTCACCGCCACCGGCGGTGACGTGGAAATGTTCGGCCTGTACTACGCCGACGCCGGCCAGCACCTGGAACAGCGTCTGTTCGTGGACCACGCAGTACCCAACTGCAAGTCCCGCGTGATGTACAAGGGCGCCCTGCAGGGCCGCGACGCGCACACCGTGTGGGTTGGCGACGTCCTGATCCGCAAGGAAGCAGAAGGCACCGACACCTACGAGGTCAACCGCAACCTGCTGCTGACCGACGGCGGCCGTGCCGACTCCGTTCCGAACCTGGAAATCGAAACCGGACTGATCGAGGGTGCCGGCCACGCCAGCGCCACCGGCCGGTTCGACGATGAGCACCTGTTCTACCTGATGGCCCGCGGCATCCCCGAGGAAACCGCCCGCCGTCTGGTGGTCCGCGGCTTCCTCACCGAGATCATCCAGCAGATCAAGGTTCCGGCCCTGGAAGAGCGTCTCACCGACGCCGTCGAGCGCGAGCTCGAAGCCTCCGGAGCCTACTAG
- a CDS encoding metal-sulfur cluster assembly factor, producing MSDSDLAQTSLEDVEEALKDVIDPELGVNVVDLGLLYGLKYADDGALLIDMTLTTAACPLTDVLEEQTAQALDGVVDEWRLNWVWMPPWGPEKITDDGRDQMRALGFNI from the coding sequence ATGAGCGACTCCGATCTGGCCCAGACGTCCCTGGAGGACGTCGAAGAGGCCCTCAAGGACGTCATTGACCCCGAACTGGGGGTGAACGTGGTGGACCTCGGCCTGCTCTACGGGCTGAAGTACGCCGACGACGGCGCCCTGCTCATCGACATGACGCTGACGACGGCGGCCTGCCCGCTGACGGACGTGCTCGAAGAGCAGACCGCCCAGGCACTCGACGGCGTTGTCGACGAGTGGCGTCTGAACTGGGTATGGATGCCGCCGTGGGGACCTGAAAAGATCACCGACGACGGACGCGACCAGATGCGGGCCCTCGGCTTCAACATCTAG
- the sufC gene encoding Fe-S cluster assembly ATPase SufC, with translation MSTLEIKDLHVSIETEQGRKPILKGVSLTINTGETHAIMGPNGSGKSTLASTIAGHPRYTVDSGSITLDGEDVLSMSVDERARAGLFLAMQYPVEVPGVTMTNFLRTAKTALDGEAPSLRHWTKDVKAAMSDLRIDADFAQRNVNEGFSGGEKKRVEILQLELFHPKFAILDETDSGLDVDALKVVSEGVNREHSKGGMGTLLITHYTRILRYIKPDFVHVFVDGHIAEQGGPELADRLEEEGYDRFTGANAAAGA, from the coding sequence ATGTCTACTCTTGAGATCAAGGATCTTCACGTCAGCATTGAGACCGAACAGGGCCGCAAGCCGATCCTGAAGGGTGTCAGCCTGACCATCAACACCGGTGAGACGCACGCCATCATGGGCCCCAACGGCTCCGGTAAGTCCACCCTGGCCTCCACCATTGCCGGCCACCCGCGCTACACCGTGGACAGCGGCTCCATCACCCTCGACGGTGAAGACGTCCTGTCCATGAGCGTGGACGAGCGTGCACGCGCCGGCCTCTTCCTGGCCATGCAGTACCCGGTAGAGGTCCCCGGCGTCACCATGACCAACTTCCTGCGGACCGCCAAGACCGCACTGGACGGCGAGGCTCCCTCGCTGCGTCACTGGACCAAGGACGTCAAGGCAGCCATGTCCGACCTGCGCATTGACGCCGACTTTGCCCAGCGCAACGTCAACGAAGGCTTCTCCGGCGGTGAAAAGAAGCGTGTGGAGATCCTGCAGCTCGAGCTCTTCCACCCGAAGTTCGCCATCCTGGATGAGACCGACTCCGGCCTCGACGTGGACGCGCTGAAGGTTGTCTCCGAGGGCGTCAACCGTGAGCACTCCAAGGGCGGCATGGGTACGCTGCTGATCACGCACTACACGCGTATCCTGCGTTACATCAAGCCTGACTTCGTCCACGTTTTTGTTGACGGCCACATCGCCGAGCAGGGCGGCCCCGAACTGGCAGACCGGCTCGAAGAAGAAGGCTACGACCGCTTCACCGGCGCCAACGCCGCAGCCGGCGCGTAA
- a CDS encoding COX15/CtaA family protein has product MELATVSQTSAGVPARQSNSRQPATGRLIRSLAVASLVANIVIVVTGGAVRLTASGLGCPEWPLCTADSLVTTPEMGVHGIIEFGNRLLTFVLTAIAFATLFSVWRLRAERRDLWWLSIGLLAGIPAQAVIGGITVLTGLNPWVVGLHFIVSMLLIVAAVVLVNRAWLSPEDLAVRHAPLAGRTLRPLLGAVGVLAAITVVLGVVVTGSGPHAGDHGAARNGLNPDLMTRIHVVPVYLLVFTLAVALYLVFRRVTDARLRNAVVLVTVVVLAQAVIGYVQHFLHLPIALVALHMLGACLLTAAAAQAVFVGFARQVPGGDTVPAAAAAPVD; this is encoded by the coding sequence ATGGAGTTAGCTACCGTGTCACAGACCTCGGCCGGTGTTCCGGCCCGGCAATCCAACAGCCGACAGCCTGCAACGGGCCGGCTCATCCGTTCACTGGCAGTCGCCTCCCTAGTAGCCAACATCGTCATTGTGGTCACCGGTGGCGCCGTCCGACTGACCGCTTCCGGACTCGGTTGCCCCGAGTGGCCGCTGTGTACCGCTGATTCGCTGGTCACCACCCCGGAAATGGGCGTCCACGGAATCATTGAGTTCGGCAACCGCCTGCTCACGTTTGTCCTGACCGCCATTGCGTTCGCCACCCTTTTCTCCGTGTGGCGCCTGCGGGCCGAACGCCGCGACCTGTGGTGGCTGTCCATCGGCCTGCTGGCAGGCATTCCGGCGCAGGCCGTCATCGGCGGCATTACCGTCCTCACGGGACTGAACCCCTGGGTTGTGGGCCTGCACTTCATTGTGTCCATGCTGCTGATTGTCGCCGCCGTCGTCCTTGTGAACCGGGCCTGGCTCTCGCCGGAAGACCTGGCAGTGCGCCACGCTCCGCTCGCTGGGAGGACTCTTCGCCCGCTGCTGGGCGCCGTGGGCGTGCTTGCGGCCATCACCGTGGTGCTGGGCGTGGTTGTGACCGGCTCCGGCCCCCATGCCGGGGACCACGGAGCGGCCCGCAACGGGCTGAACCCGGACCTGATGACACGCATCCACGTAGTGCCCGTCTACCTGCTGGTCTTCACCCTGGCCGTTGCCCTGTACCTGGTCTTCCGCCGGGTAACCGATGCCCGGCTGCGCAATGCCGTGGTGCTGGTGACCGTTGTTGTCCTGGCACAGGCCGTCATCGGGTACGTCCAGCACTTCCTGCATCTGCCCATCGCCCTGGTGGCGCTGCACATGCTCGGCGCCTGCCTGCTGACGGCCGCTGCGGCGCAGGCTGTGTTCGTCGGCTTCGCCAGGCAGGTCCCCGGTGGCGATACCGTCCCCGCGGCCGCTGCTGCGCCTGTGGACTAA
- the sufB gene encoding Fe-S cluster assembly protein SufB, with protein sequence MTDQVTQKPSAPATVPDSVISDILEKNPELEGIGNYEYGWADSDVAGATARRGLSEEVVRDISAKKNEPQWMLDLRLKGLKYFDRKPMPTWGADLSGIDFDNIKYFVRSTEKQANTWEDLPEDIRNTYEKLGIPEAERGRLVSGVAAQYESEVVYHQLREDLERQGVIFLDTDTALKEHPEMFQEYFGTVIPVGDNKFGSLNTAVWSGGSFVYVPKGVHVEIPLQAYFRINTENMGQFERTLIIADEDSYVHYIEGCTAPIYTSDSLHSAVVEIIVKKGARVRYTTIQNWSNNVYNLVTKRAIAHEGATMEWIDGNIGSKVTMKYPAVYLVGEHAKGETLSIAFAGEGQHQDTGSKMVHIAPNTKSSIISKSVARGGGRAAYRGLVQVREGAKHSANTVRCDALLVDTISRSDTYPYVDIREDDVTMGHEATVSRVSEEQLFYLMSRGLPEDEAMAMIVRGFIEPIARELPMEYALELNRLIELQMEGAVG encoded by the coding sequence ATGACGGATCAAGTAACCCAGAAGCCATCGGCACCTGCCACGGTGCCGGATTCTGTGATTTCAGACATCCTGGAGAAAAACCCTGAGCTAGAGGGTATTGGCAACTATGAGTACGGCTGGGCCGACTCCGACGTCGCCGGTGCAACCGCCCGCCGCGGCCTGAGCGAGGAAGTCGTCCGCGACATCTCCGCGAAGAAGAACGAGCCGCAGTGGATGCTGGACCTCCGCCTCAAGGGCCTGAAGTACTTCGACCGCAAGCCCATGCCGACCTGGGGCGCAGACCTCTCCGGCATCGACTTCGACAACATCAAGTACTTTGTGCGCTCCACCGAGAAGCAGGCGAACACCTGGGAGGACCTGCCCGAGGACATCCGTAACACGTACGAGAAGCTCGGCATCCCCGAAGCGGAGCGTGGCCGCCTGGTCTCCGGCGTTGCCGCCCAGTACGAGTCCGAGGTTGTTTACCACCAGCTCCGCGAGGACCTGGAACGCCAGGGCGTTATCTTCCTGGATACCGACACCGCACTGAAGGAACACCCGGAAATGTTCCAGGAGTACTTCGGCACGGTTATCCCGGTGGGCGATAACAAGTTCGGCTCGCTGAACACCGCCGTGTGGTCCGGCGGCTCCTTCGTGTACGTCCCCAAGGGCGTCCACGTGGAAATCCCGCTGCAGGCCTACTTCCGCATCAACACGGAAAACATGGGTCAGTTCGAGCGCACGCTGATCATTGCGGACGAAGATTCCTACGTCCACTACATCGAGGGCTGCACCGCGCCGATCTACACCTCGGACTCGCTGCACTCCGCCGTTGTCGAAATCATCGTGAAGAAGGGCGCCCGCGTCCGCTACACGACCATCCAGAACTGGTCCAACAACGTGTACAACCTGGTCACCAAGCGTGCCATTGCACACGAGGGCGCCACCATGGAGTGGATTGACGGCAACATCGGTTCCAAGGTCACCATGAAGTACCCGGCTGTCTACCTGGTCGGCGAGCACGCCAAGGGTGAGACCCTGTCCATCGCCTTCGCCGGCGAGGGCCAGCACCAGGACACCGGATCCAAGATGGTCCACATTGCCCCCAACACCAAGAGCTCCATCATCTCCAAGTCCGTGGCCCGCGGCGGCGGCCGTGCTGCCTACCGCGGCCTGGTCCAGGTCCGTGAAGGCGCCAAGCACTCGGCCAACACCGTGCGCTGCGACGCCCTGCTGGTGGACACCATCTCCCGCTCGGACACGTACCCGTACGTGGACATCCGCGAAGATGACGTCACCATGGGCCACGAAGCCACTGTTTCCCGCGTCAGCGAGGAGCAGCTGTTCTACCTCATGTCCCGCGGCCTTCCCGAGGACGAGGCAATGGCAATGATCGTGCGCGGCTTCATTGAGCCGATCGCCCGTGAGCTGCCGATGGAATATGCCCTTGAACTCAACCGCCTCATCGAACTCCAGATGGAAGGAGCCGTCGGTTAA
- a CDS encoding heme o synthase: MTAGRKVRAYVALTKPRVIELLLVTTLPTMIFAQQGLPSLGLILVTMVGGALAAGSAGAFNCYIDRDMDKLMKRTKNRPLVTGEVSPREAMVFAWVLGIVSIAMLWFGANPLTGLLGLGAILLYVVFYTLILKRRTTQNIVWGGAAGCMPVLIAWAAVTGKVEWPAIILFMIIFLWTPPHYWPLSMKYGEDYRNASVPMLGAVAGAQLVSVQVVLYAYATVACSLLLVPVGGAGWVYTGAAVLSGVWFIAESHKLHSRAQREDLSDKSAMKVFHLSISYLTILFLALAVDPFVGGALV, from the coding sequence ATGACGGCGGGCCGCAAGGTCCGGGCATACGTGGCGCTCACCAAACCCCGCGTCATCGAGCTCCTGCTCGTAACCACCCTGCCCACCATGATCTTTGCCCAGCAGGGACTGCCCTCGCTTGGCCTGATCCTGGTCACGATGGTTGGCGGTGCGCTGGCGGCAGGAAGTGCCGGCGCCTTTAACTGCTACATCGACCGCGACATGGACAAGTTGATGAAGCGGACCAAAAACCGTCCGCTCGTCACCGGCGAGGTCTCCCCGCGGGAGGCAATGGTCTTCGCCTGGGTGCTGGGCATTGTTTCCATTGCCATGCTGTGGTTCGGGGCCAACCCCCTCACCGGGCTGCTTGGCCTCGGCGCCATCCTGCTCTACGTGGTCTTCTACACGCTGATCCTCAAACGGCGGACCACGCAGAACATTGTCTGGGGCGGTGCGGCCGGCTGCATGCCCGTCCTTATTGCCTGGGCCGCCGTGACCGGCAAGGTCGAATGGCCGGCCATCATCCTCTTTATGATCATCTTCCTCTGGACCCCGCCGCACTACTGGCCGCTGTCCATGAAGTACGGGGAGGACTACCGCAACGCCAGCGTTCCCATGCTCGGTGCCGTGGCCGGCGCCCAGCTGGTTTCGGTCCAGGTGGTGCTCTACGCGTACGCCACCGTGGCCTGCTCGCTGCTGCTGGTACCCGTGGGCGGCGCCGGCTGGGTCTACACCGGCGCGGCCGTACTTTCCGGTGTCTGGTTTATTGCCGAGTCCCACAAGCTGCACTCCCGTGCACAGCGTGAAGACCTCAGCGACAAGTCGGCCATGAAGGTCTTCCACCTGTCGATCAGTTACCTCACCATCCTTTTCCTCGCCCTGGCCGTGGACCCCTTTGTTGGCGGTGCACTGGTCTAG
- the tkt gene encoding transketolase yields MEEQELTWTDTDRKAVDTVRVLAADAVEKVGNGHPGTAMSLAPAAYLLFQKVMRHDPSDPHWIGRDRFVLSPGHTSLTLYIELFLSGYGLELEDLKSLRTWGSKTPGHPEYRHTDGVEITTGPLGQGLASSVGFAFAQRRLRGLLDADAAEGTSPFDHTIWVIASDGDLQEGVTAEASSLAGHQELGNLVVIYDENHISIEDDTDIAFTEDVLKRYEAYGWHTQRVDWTRTGEYVEDVNELYNALMAAKAETNRPSIISLRTIIGWPAPNKQNTGKIHGSALGADEVAALKETLGFDPEKSFDVDPEVLEHARQVVSRGAKAHDEWNEGFQAWQDANAEGAALLSRLEKGELPEGWEDSLPVFEAGKDMSTRAASGKVLSAIGPALPELWGGSADLAESNNTTIEGSPSFIPAGKQTNAWSGNPYGRVLHFGIREHAAASIVNGITMHSNTRAFSGTFLIFSDYQRPAIRLGALMGVPSIYVWTHDSIGLGEDGPTHQPVEQLASLRAIPGLDVVRPGDANEVAVAWRTILENTENPAGIVLTRQNIPTYARGEGGATAEAFASAEGAARGGYVLAEAVRDGAVVTPDVILIGTGSEVQLAVEAREVLAAEGVAARVVSMPSIEWFNNQDEAYRESVLPKDIRARVSVEAGIAMGWREIIGDAGRSVSLEHFGASADYKTLYREFGITSDAVAQAARDSLTAAGGSGSAPDGTPGAASGAQSTETGDQQ; encoded by the coding sequence ATGGAAGAGCAAGAACTGACCTGGACGGATACGGACCGCAAGGCAGTGGACACCGTCCGCGTCCTGGCCGCCGACGCCGTGGAAAAGGTCGGCAACGGACACCCGGGTACGGCCATGAGCCTGGCCCCGGCCGCGTACCTCCTGTTCCAGAAGGTTATGCGCCACGATCCGAGCGATCCCCACTGGATTGGCCGCGACCGCTTTGTCCTCTCCCCCGGGCACACTTCACTGACCCTTTACATTGAACTCTTCCTCTCCGGCTACGGCCTGGAACTCGAGGACCTGAAGTCCCTGCGCACCTGGGGCTCCAAGACCCCGGGGCACCCCGAGTACCGGCATACCGACGGCGTGGAGATCACCACCGGCCCCCTCGGCCAGGGCCTCGCGTCCTCTGTCGGGTTTGCGTTTGCCCAGCGCCGCCTGCGCGGCCTGCTCGATGCCGACGCCGCCGAGGGCACCAGCCCGTTCGACCACACCATCTGGGTCATTGCCTCCGACGGCGACCTGCAGGAAGGCGTCACGGCTGAGGCCTCCTCGCTGGCCGGCCACCAGGAACTGGGCAACCTCGTGGTGATTTACGACGAGAACCACATCTCCATCGAAGACGACACCGACATTGCCTTCACCGAAGACGTGCTCAAGCGCTACGAAGCCTACGGCTGGCACACCCAGCGGGTGGACTGGACCAGGACCGGCGAATACGTCGAAGACGTCAATGAGCTCTACAACGCACTGATGGCAGCCAAGGCCGAGACGAACCGGCCGTCCATCATCTCCCTGCGCACCATCATCGGCTGGCCTGCACCGAACAAGCAGAACACCGGCAAGATCCACGGCTCTGCCCTGGGTGCCGACGAAGTGGCCGCGCTGAAGGAAACCCTGGGCTTCGACCCGGAGAAGAGCTTCGACGTCGACCCCGAGGTCCTCGAGCACGCACGCCAGGTGGTCAGCCGGGGCGCGAAGGCCCACGATGAGTGGAACGAAGGATTCCAGGCCTGGCAGGATGCCAACGCCGAGGGTGCTGCCCTGCTGTCCCGCCTGGAGAAGGGTGAACTTCCCGAGGGCTGGGAAGACAGCCTTCCCGTCTTCGAGGCCGGCAAGGACATGTCCACCCGTGCAGCCTCCGGCAAGGTTCTTTCCGCCATCGGCCCGGCACTGCCCGAACTCTGGGGCGGCTCGGCGGACCTCGCCGAATCCAACAACACCACCATCGAAGGCTCTCCCTCCTTCATCCCGGCCGGCAAGCAGACCAACGCCTGGTCCGGTAACCCGTACGGGCGGGTGCTGCACTTCGGCATCCGGGAACACGCTGCCGCGTCGATCGTCAACGGCATCACGATGCACAGCAACACCCGGGCCTTCTCCGGAACGTTCCTGATCTTCAGCGACTACCAGCGTCCGGCCATCCGCCTCGGCGCCCTGATGGGTGTTCCCTCCATCTACGTCTGGACCCATGACTCCATCGGGCTCGGCGAAGACGGACCCACCCACCAGCCGGTGGAGCAGCTGGCTTCCCTGCGCGCCATTCCGGGACTCGACGTCGTCCGTCCCGGAGACGCCAATGAGGTAGCCGTTGCCTGGCGGACCATTTTGGAGAACACCGAGAACCCGGCCGGCATTGTCCTCACCCGGCAGAACATCCCCACCTACGCCCGCGGCGAGGGCGGCGCCACAGCCGAGGCGTTCGCATCGGCCGAAGGCGCGGCACGCGGCGGGTACGTACTGGCTGAGGCCGTCCGCGACGGCGCCGTCGTGACGCCGGACGTGATCCTGATCGGCACCGGCTCCGAGGTGCAGCTGGCGGTGGAGGCCCGCGAGGTCCTGGCAGCTGAGGGCGTGGCGGCACGCGTTGTGTCCATGCCCAGCATCGAGTGGTTCAACAACCAGGACGAGGCCTACCGGGAATCCGTACTGCCCAAGGACATCCGTGCCCGGGTTTCCGTTGAGGCCGGCATTGCCATGGGCTGGCGCGAGATCATCGGCGACGCCGGCCGCAGCGTGTCCCTGGAGCACTTCGGCGCCTCGGCCGACTACAAGACGCTGTACCGCGAGTTCGGCATCACCTCCGACGCCGTGGCACAGGCTGCCCGCGATTCCCTGACCGCCGCCGGCGGCAGCGGCTCTGCTCCCGACGGCACCCCCGGTGCCGCTTCCGGGGCACAGTCCACCGAGACCGGCGACCAGCAGTAA